One Paralichthys olivaceus isolate ysfri-2021 chromosome 21, ASM2471397v2, whole genome shotgun sequence genomic window carries:
- the LOC109626623 gene encoding GTPase IMAP family member 1-like, which produces MECQCDKDGDVVPGWWLNGNSAQMGGFAVVGYLLYRFSQTLPALIRWPIRLFCSLTGLSALWGWVSHLVRTLRGIQRFFKWLSWMWRIIVGSSTDGELVNPASKPGLRLILIGPAGGGRTTLLDTLLGNSDTKAPVGHLLNCSKGMTVLDGREVTVIDTPDLLGSSLGSNSRAREALRSLQLVSPGPHAFLLVVRAPGSSLGIGQDANQAIKATLELFGEGVMGHIIPVLTHADGLDQRRTVDQLLDVDAGTLRRAVSLCGQRPELVDNSPDCPPEAQSATRRQLVGRVMEMMELRGHFIHELQRREDRIREELLTDMASVLARKLGHM; this is translated from the exons ATGGAGTGCCAGTGTGACAAGGACGGGGATGTTGTTCCAG GCTGGTGGCTGAACGGCAACAGCGCCCAGATGGGAGGTTTTGCTGTGGTCGGATATCTCCTCTACAGATTCTCTCAGA cGCTCCCAGCTCTGATCCGATGGCCCATTCGTCTCTTCTGCTCTTTAACCG GCCTGTCAGCTCTTTGGGGCTGGGTGAGCCACCTCGTGCGAACACTGCGTG GAATCCAGAGGTTTTTTAAATGGCTGTCCTGGATGTGGCGGATTATCGTAG GATCATCCACAGATGGAGAACTGGTTAATCCAGCCAGCAAACCAGGCTTGAGGCTGATCCTCATCGGGCCCGCTGGTGGAGGACGGACCACCCTGCTTGATACTTTGTTGGGCAACAGTGACACAAAAGCCCCAGTGGGTCACCTTTTAAATTGCTCCAAGGGGATGACAGTATTAGACGGTAGAGAGGTTACAGTGATCGACACCCCGGATCTTCTTGGGTCATCACTGGGGAGCAACAGTAGAGCCAGGGAGGCTTTAAGGAGCCTTCAGCTTGTCAGTCCTGGACCACACGCATTCCTGCTGGTGGTCCGGGCTCCAGGCTCCAGCTTGGGGATCGGCCAAGACGCTAACCAGGCGATCAAAGCCACGCTAGAGCTGTTTGGGGAGGGAGTCATGGGACATATCATCCCAGTGCTCACCCACGCAGACGGCCTGGATCAGAGGCGCACTGTGGATCAGCTGCTGGATGTGGACGCTGGGACTCTGAGAAGGGCTGTGTCTCTGTGCGGCCAGAGGCCTGAGCTGGTGGACAACAGTCCAGACTGCCCCCCAGAGGCACAGAGTGCGACTCGCAGGCAGTTGGTGGGGCGGGTGATGGAGATGATGGAGCTGAGGGGGCATTTCATCCacgagctgcagaggagggaggaccgGATCAGGGAGGAGCTGCTGACTGACATGGCCTCTGTACTGGCAAGAAAACTAGGACACATGTGA
- the xrcc6 gene encoding X-ray repair cross-complementing protein 6, producing the protein MAQWNAYYHNEDEEEEQEDGEQTTGEYKVTGRDSLVFLVDASKEMFIKGEDGQPSNFDMTMQVVRSVYTSKIISSHRDLVALVFYGTEQSKNPRNSFKHVYVYHDLNEPGAKRVQEVDALMEDKGAKLAAETMGSGETSLGDALWCCSNLYSDIKLRLSHKRLMIFTCRDEPHGGDSTKDRQARTKASDLKETGVIIDLMHLMKPGGFDVSIFFCDIISPPEDESELELQLEPCEKMEDLKKRVRAKEQKKRAIARLKLCLGEDLKVAVGIYATAVTARKPGAIKLYRETNEPVHSKTRTFHTQTGSLLLPSEIKKAQVYGKKKIVMERDEVAAIKRFDDPGLILFGFKPLESLKLHHHIRPSLFLYPEEDVVKGSACLFSALLRKCSERNLFALCRCIARRNVPPRFVALVPQKEVIDEGKVQNVPPGFNMIFLPYADDIRTVDPPQFPLASQTQVDKMKEIISKLRFKYRSDAFENPVIQQHYRNLEALALDMMAPEDTEDLIMPKNEQIDDRLGRLVPEFKDLVYPSHYNPDNKPAAKRKTANTGGAAEKKPKLDLSEDELKAHVQNGTMGKLTVPVLKDACKLFGIRTTGTKKQELIDALVDRLGS; encoded by the exons ATGGCTCAGTGGAACGCCTACTACCACAacgaggatgaagaggaagagcaggaagaTGGAGAGCAAACTACAG GAGAGTACAAAGTCACAGGAAGAGACAGTTTGGTGTTCTTGGTTGATGCCTCCAAGGAAATGTTCATCAAAGGAGAAGACGGACAGCCATCCAACTTTGACATGACCATGCAG GTTGTGCGCAGTGTGTACACCAGTAAGATCATCAGTAGTCACAGGGACCTGGTGGCTCTAGTTTTCTACGGCACAGAACAAAGCAAAAACCCCAGGAACTCATTCAAGCACGTGTATGTTTACCACGACCTCAATGAACCTG GTGCAAAGCGAGTGCAGGAAGTGGACGCTCTAATGGAGGACAAAGGGGCAAAGCTCGCAGCAGAGACCATGGGCAGTGGAGAGACGTCATTAGGGGACGCGCTGTGGTGCTGCAGCAACCTCTACAGTGACATCAAGCTTCGCCTCTCACACAAGAGGCTCATGATCTTCACCTGCAGGGATGAGCCGCATGGAGGCGACAGTACAAAGGATCGACAGGCTCGCACCAAAGCCAGTGACCTCAAAGAGACAG GTGTCATCATTGATTTAATGCACCTGATGAAACCTGGCGGCTTCGATGTCTCGATCTTCTTTTGTGACATTATAAGTCCACCAGAGGATGAGAGCGAGTTGGAGTTGCAGCTGGAGCCGTGTGAAAAAATGGAGGACCTCAAGAAGAGGGTGCGCGCcaaggagcagaagaagagagcCATCGCAAG GTTAAAGCTGTGTCTGGGTGAGGACCTAAAAGTAGCCGTGGGGATTTATGCCACTGCCGTGACGGCCCGAAAACCTGGAGCCATCAAACTTTACAGGGAAACCAACGAGCCAGTGCACAGCAAAACCCGCACCTTCCATACCCAGACCGGCAGCCTGCTGCTGCCCAGTGAGATAAAGAAAGCCCAG GTGTATGGTAAAAAGAAGATAGTGATGGAGAGGGACGAGGTGGCCGCAATCAAGAGGTTTGATGATCCGGGACTGATTCTCTTCGGATTCAAACCCTTGGAGAGTCTGAAACTGCATCACCATATCCggccttctctctttctctatcctGAGGAGGATGTggttaaag gaaGTGCATGTCTGTTCTCCGCGTTGCTGAGAAAGTGTAGCGAGAGAAACTTGTTCGCTTTGTGCCGTTGCATCGCACGCCGAAACGTCCCACCACGATTTGTTGCCCTGGTGCCTCAGAAAGAAGTGATCGATGAGGGGAAAGTACAGAATGTACCACCAG GTTTCAACATGATTTTCCTGCCATATGCTGATGATATACGGACGGTGGATCCTCCCCAGTTCCCGTTGGCCTCACAAACACAGGTGGATAAGATGAAGGAGATCATCTCCAAACTCCGCTTCAAATACAG GAGCGATGCGTTTGAGAACCCAGTCATCCAGCAACATTACAGAAACCTGGAGGCCTTGGCTCTGGACATGATGGCTCCAGAAGATACAGAGGACCTAATCA TGCCAAAGAACGAACAGATTGACGATCGTCTGGGTCGTTTGGTGCCGGAGTTTAAAGACCTGGTTTACCCTTCCCACTACAACCCAGACAACAAACCAGCTGCCAAACGCAAAACAG CAAACACCGGAGGTGCAGCTGAGAAGAAGCCAAAGCTTGACTTGTCAGAAGACGAGCTGAAGGCCCACGTGCAGAACGGCACCATGGGAAAGCTGACCGTGCCTGTGCTAAAGGACGCATGTAAGCTGTTTGGAATTCGGACCACTGGTACTAAGAAGCAGGAACTGATCGATGCTCTGGTTGACCGGCTGGGCTCATGA
- the desi1b gene encoding desumoylating isopeptidase 1b has protein sequence MDQTGSFPVKLYIYDLSRGMARQLSAVMLGKHLDGIWHTAIVVHGKEYFFVGEGINSCSPGGTPLGEPDSVVDLGITEVPAEIFIEYLTSLAESAYSSDKYKLFEHNCNSFSNEVAQFLTGKKIPSYITDLPSEVLSTPFGQALRPLLDSVVINPGGSNITGQR, from the exons ATGGACCAAACTGGCTCCTTCCCGGTGAAGCTGTACATTTACGACCTGTCCAGAGGAATGGCCCGACAGCTCAGCGCTGTCATGCTCG ggAAACACCTTGATGGGATATG GCACACCGCGATTGTGGTCCATGGAAAGGAGTACTTCTTTGTTGGAGAAGGCATCAACAGTTGTTCACCT GGTGGTACCCCTTTGGGTGAGCCTGACTCCGTTGTGGACCTGGGCATCACTGAGGTTCCTGCAGAGATCTTCATTGAGTATCTGACTTCACTTGCAGAGTCCGCATACAG CAGTGACAAGTACAAGTTGTTCGAGCACAACTGCAACAGTTTCAGCAACGAGGTGGCTCAATTCCTAACAGGCAAAAAGATCCCATCGTACATTACAGACCTTCCATCTGAAGTACTGTCCAC GCCGTTTGGCCAGGCTCTCCGTCCCTTACTGGATTCCGTCGTCATTAATCCTGGAGGCAGCAACATAACCGGACAGCGATAG